In the genome of Oncorhynchus mykiss isolate Arlee chromosome 18, USDA_OmykA_1.1, whole genome shotgun sequence, one region contains:
- the LOC110496875 gene encoding zinc transporter ZIP4-like isoform X2 → METIYRYFPVILLCLSLNLFSYAWGSPVDVYGKVVELVSPGEEYLDEMSVRSFFKLLEKRVQCPGVSCEKCLSVQSVDQLVGNFTSTGGLLHKGGFFRVAAGCCLYLSSPSEACSAVRAGRWGDETDNFIHEFTGYDHGDGHGDRESSGIETLLHNLKKHYKPDQQYDQCLTGQDILEEMNYGVPHNMDVLFGYIVYHALQGDCMTARALPEEDYFLDFIFNSFGSDNITIHELEGLMKSLQLGGIHEEDHDHRDQKGHHNDHGHDDHVDHDHSDHSTVSRGRGGRSGGDAFRTSHEEGYHHRNISSWELTCFSPEELIKIHGLNGSSLSRSDVARLSPALVQQLLSGACNSISPPTGPLDQLSTTEKFVYASIANLLICLAALVGVMVLLCTSCSSVFQLVIQFCVSLAVGSLTGDALLHLLPMFLGLHVHSEGTDHSHSEEVPDYICKILVMMAGIYCFYLMETIFSIITTHKDSHHHSLHHHGEESEPHHCDHGKVLEMYLQEKNNKQSISQTDLVESEHSEDTEKAFPEPNQRSREQRLLPYMVTIGDGIHNFADGLAIGAAFSVSWNSGLATSLAVFCHELPHELGDFAILLHSGLSVKKALMLNLGSALTSFIGLYIALTVSTDLATKQWIAAITSGLFLYVGLADMLPTMIHADNRRPWLMFLLQNLGLLSGWGILLLLSLYEENIGF, encoded by the exons ATGGAAACTATATATAGGTATTTTCCCGTTATTCTCCTATGTCTGAGTTTGAACCTATTCAGCTATGCGTGGGGTTCACCTGTGGATGTATATGGGAAAGTGGTGGAGCTCGTGTCGCCAGGAGAGGAATACCTGGATGAAATGTCAGTTCGCTCCTTTTTCAAACTGTTGGAGAAGCGTGTGCAGTGCCCTGGTGTGTCGTGTGAAAAG TGTCTCTCTGTGCAGTCAGTAGACCAGCTGGTGGGTAACTTCACCAGCACTGGTGGTCTCCTTCACAAGGGGGGCTTCTTCAGAGTAGCGGCAGGATGCTGCCTGTACCTCAGCTCTCCCTCAGAGGCCTGCTCTGCCGTGAGGGCAGGGAGGTGGGGGGACGAGACGGACAACTTCATCCATGAGTTCACAGGCTATGACCATGGGGATGGACACGGAGACAGGGAGAGCAGTGGGATAGAGACACTGCTCCATAACTTGAAGAAGCACTACAAGCCCGATCAGCAGTACGACCAG TGTCTTACTGGTCAAGACATCCTGGAGGAGATGAATTATGGTGTCCCACACAACATGGATGTGCTGTTTGGATACATAGTTTACCATGCTTTGCAAGGTGACTGCATGACTGCCAGAGCACTGCCTGAAGAGGACTACTTTCTGGATTTCATATTCAACTCCTTCGGTTCTGACAACATTACCATACATG AGCTGGAAGGTCTTATGAAGAGCCTGCAACTGGGTGGAATCCATGAAGAGGATCACGATCATAGAGATCAAAAGGGACACCACAATGACCATGGTCACGATGACCACGTTGACCATGACCATAGTGACCACAGTACTGTTAGCAGGGGTCGGGGGGGTCGAAGTGGAGGTGATGCCTTCAGGACGAGTCATGAGGAGGGGTACCACCATAGGAACATCAGCAGCTGGGAACTG ACGTGTTTCAGCCCGGAGGAGCTGATAAAGATCCATGGGCTGAATGGATCTAGCCTGTCCAGGTCTGACGTGGCCCGGCTCAGCCCAGCCCTGGTCCAGCAGCTCCTCAGTGGTGCCTGCAACAGCATCTCTCCCCCCACTGGACCATTAGACCAGCTCAGCACCACAGAGA AGTTTGTGTATGCCTCCATAGCCAATCTGCTGATCTGTCTGGCCGCCCTGGTTGGCGTTATGGTGCTGCTGTGTACCTCCTGCAGCAGTGTCTTCCAGCTCGTCATCCAGTTCTGTGTCAGCCTGGCTGTGGGCTCCCTCACTGGGGACGCCCTGTTGCACCTCCTGCCTATG TTCCTAGGCCTCCATGTTCACAGTGAAGGAACAGATCACAGCCACTCAGAGGAGGTTCCAGACTACATCTGTAAGATACTGGTGATGATGGCTGGCATCTACTGCTTCTATCTCATGGAGACTATCTTCTCCATCATCACCACTCATAAGGACAGCCATCACCATTCCCTGCATCACCATGGG GAGGAGTCTGAGCCCCATCACTGTGACCATGGTAAAGTCCTGGAGATGTACCTGCAGGAGAAAAATAACAAGCAGTCAATCTCCCAGACTGACCTG GTTGAAAGTGAGCACAGTGAGGACACAGAGAAAGCCTTTCCAGAACCAAACCAGCGCTCAAGAG AACAGCGTCTGCTACCCTACATGGTTACCATAGGGGACGGGATACATAACTTTGCCGATGGCCTGGCTATCGGAGCGGCCTTTTCTGTTTCCTGGAATTCCGGCCTTGCCACGTCTTTGGCTGTGTTCTGTCATGAGTTGCCTCACGAACTGG GTGATTTTGCAATCCTGTTGCACAGCGGGTTGTCAGTGAAGAAGGCCTTGATGCTGAATTTGGGCAGTGCCCTCACATCCTTCATCGGACTCTACATCGCCCTCACCGTCTCTACTGACCTGGCCACCAAGCAGTGGATTGCGGCCATCACCTCTGGTCTCTTCCTGTATGTGGGTCTGGCTGATATG CTCCCCACCATGATCCATGCGGACAACCGTAGGCCCTGGCTCATGTTCCTGCTCCAGAACTTAGGACTGCTGTCTGGCTGGGGCATCCTGCTGCTCCTTTCTCTGTATGAAGAAAATATTGGCTTCTAG
- the LOC110496875 gene encoding zinc transporter ZIP4-like isoform X1 has product METIYRYFPVILLCLSLNLFSYAWGSPVDVYGKVVELVSPGEEYLDEMSVRSFFKLLEKRVQCPGVSCEKCLSVQSVDQLVGNFTSTGGLLHKGGFFRVAAGCCLYLSSPSEACSAVRAGRWGDETDNFIHEFTGYDHGDGHGDRESSGIETLLHNLKKHYKPDQQYDQQCLTGQDILEEMNYGVPHNMDVLFGYIVYHALQGDCMTARALPEEDYFLDFIFNSFGSDNITIHELEGLMKSLQLGGIHEEDHDHRDQKGHHNDHGHDDHVDHDHSDHSTVSRGRGGRSGGDAFRTSHEEGYHHRNISSWELTCFSPEELIKIHGLNGSSLSRSDVARLSPALVQQLLSGACNSISPPTGPLDQLSTTEKFVYASIANLLICLAALVGVMVLLCTSCSSVFQLVIQFCVSLAVGSLTGDALLHLLPMFLGLHVHSEGTDHSHSEEVPDYICKILVMMAGIYCFYLMETIFSIITTHKDSHHHSLHHHGEESEPHHCDHGKVLEMYLQEKNNKQSISQTDLVESEHSEDTEKAFPEPNQRSREQRLLPYMVTIGDGIHNFADGLAIGAAFSVSWNSGLATSLAVFCHELPHELGDFAILLHSGLSVKKALMLNLGSALTSFIGLYIALTVSTDLATKQWIAAITSGLFLYVGLADMLPTMIHADNRRPWLMFLLQNLGLLSGWGILLLLSLYEENIGF; this is encoded by the exons ATGGAAACTATATATAGGTATTTTCCCGTTATTCTCCTATGTCTGAGTTTGAACCTATTCAGCTATGCGTGGGGTTCACCTGTGGATGTATATGGGAAAGTGGTGGAGCTCGTGTCGCCAGGAGAGGAATACCTGGATGAAATGTCAGTTCGCTCCTTTTTCAAACTGTTGGAGAAGCGTGTGCAGTGCCCTGGTGTGTCGTGTGAAAAG TGTCTCTCTGTGCAGTCAGTAGACCAGCTGGTGGGTAACTTCACCAGCACTGGTGGTCTCCTTCACAAGGGGGGCTTCTTCAGAGTAGCGGCAGGATGCTGCCTGTACCTCAGCTCTCCCTCAGAGGCCTGCTCTGCCGTGAGGGCAGGGAGGTGGGGGGACGAGACGGACAACTTCATCCATGAGTTCACAGGCTATGACCATGGGGATGGACACGGAGACAGGGAGAGCAGTGGGATAGAGACACTGCTCCATAACTTGAAGAAGCACTACAAGCCCGATCAGCAGTACGACCAG CAGTGTCTTACTGGTCAAGACATCCTGGAGGAGATGAATTATGGTGTCCCACACAACATGGATGTGCTGTTTGGATACATAGTTTACCATGCTTTGCAAGGTGACTGCATGACTGCCAGAGCACTGCCTGAAGAGGACTACTTTCTGGATTTCATATTCAACTCCTTCGGTTCTGACAACATTACCATACATG AGCTGGAAGGTCTTATGAAGAGCCTGCAACTGGGTGGAATCCATGAAGAGGATCACGATCATAGAGATCAAAAGGGACACCACAATGACCATGGTCACGATGACCACGTTGACCATGACCATAGTGACCACAGTACTGTTAGCAGGGGTCGGGGGGGTCGAAGTGGAGGTGATGCCTTCAGGACGAGTCATGAGGAGGGGTACCACCATAGGAACATCAGCAGCTGGGAACTG ACGTGTTTCAGCCCGGAGGAGCTGATAAAGATCCATGGGCTGAATGGATCTAGCCTGTCCAGGTCTGACGTGGCCCGGCTCAGCCCAGCCCTGGTCCAGCAGCTCCTCAGTGGTGCCTGCAACAGCATCTCTCCCCCCACTGGACCATTAGACCAGCTCAGCACCACAGAGA AGTTTGTGTATGCCTCCATAGCCAATCTGCTGATCTGTCTGGCCGCCCTGGTTGGCGTTATGGTGCTGCTGTGTACCTCCTGCAGCAGTGTCTTCCAGCTCGTCATCCAGTTCTGTGTCAGCCTGGCTGTGGGCTCCCTCACTGGGGACGCCCTGTTGCACCTCCTGCCTATG TTCCTAGGCCTCCATGTTCACAGTGAAGGAACAGATCACAGCCACTCAGAGGAGGTTCCAGACTACATCTGTAAGATACTGGTGATGATGGCTGGCATCTACTGCTTCTATCTCATGGAGACTATCTTCTCCATCATCACCACTCATAAGGACAGCCATCACCATTCCCTGCATCACCATGGG GAGGAGTCTGAGCCCCATCACTGTGACCATGGTAAAGTCCTGGAGATGTACCTGCAGGAGAAAAATAACAAGCAGTCAATCTCCCAGACTGACCTG GTTGAAAGTGAGCACAGTGAGGACACAGAGAAAGCCTTTCCAGAACCAAACCAGCGCTCAAGAG AACAGCGTCTGCTACCCTACATGGTTACCATAGGGGACGGGATACATAACTTTGCCGATGGCCTGGCTATCGGAGCGGCCTTTTCTGTTTCCTGGAATTCCGGCCTTGCCACGTCTTTGGCTGTGTTCTGTCATGAGTTGCCTCACGAACTGG GTGATTTTGCAATCCTGTTGCACAGCGGGTTGTCAGTGAAGAAGGCCTTGATGCTGAATTTGGGCAGTGCCCTCACATCCTTCATCGGACTCTACATCGCCCTCACCGTCTCTACTGACCTGGCCACCAAGCAGTGGATTGCGGCCATCACCTCTGGTCTCTTCCTGTATGTGGGTCTGGCTGATATG CTCCCCACCATGATCCATGCGGACAACCGTAGGCCCTGGCTCATGTTCCTGCTCCAGAACTTAGGACTGCTGTCTGGCTGGGGCATCCTGCTGCTCCTTTCTCTGTATGAAGAAAATATTGGCTTCTAG